The uncultured Pseudodesulfovibrio sp. genome includes a region encoding these proteins:
- a CDS encoding AzlD domain-containing protein, with protein sequence MDQKIIFLTIVGMLAVTYIPRMVPLVALASRTLPESVVRWLSYVPAAVLSSMLFPALLLKDGSVDVSADNYFLWAAIPAFLLAWRTKSFFGTVALGMILVAAGRYFIG encoded by the coding sequence ATGGACCAGAAAATAATCTTTTTGACCATCGTCGGCATGCTCGCCGTGACCTACATCCCGCGCATGGTCCCGTTGGTTGCGCTGGCTTCCCGGACTCTGCCCGAATCCGTGGTCCGCTGGCTGTCCTACGTGCCGGCGGCGGTGCTCTCTTCCATGCTGTTCCCGGCCCTGTTGCTCAAGGACGGCAGCGTGGACGTGTCTGCGGACAACTATTTTCTGTGGGCGGCGATCCCGGCCTTCCTGCTGGCCTGGCGGACCAAATCCTTTTTCGGCACCGTAGCCCTGGGCATGATCCTGGTGGCCGCGGGCCGTTACTTCATCGGATAG
- a CDS encoding peptidylprolyl isomerase: protein MKILLQSLFVCAVLVLLACPAAQAQDPENTLYLDLADGRVVIEMRPDLAPKHVARIKELVRMKFYDGIVFHRVIDGFMAQTGDPTGTGRGGSGQNLPAEFSNATFKRGTVGMARASDPNSADSQFFICFAPAPFLDGQYTVWGQVTSGMEFVDKIKKGVGQSGMVSNPDKIVSMHVAADVK from the coding sequence ATGAAAATCCTGCTGCAATCCCTTTTCGTCTGCGCCGTTCTGGTGCTGCTCGCCTGTCCGGCCGCCCAGGCCCAGGACCCCGAAAACACCCTGTACCTGGACCTCGCCGACGGGCGGGTCGTCATCGAGATGCGCCCTGACCTGGCCCCCAAACACGTGGCCCGGATCAAGGAACTGGTTCGCATGAAATTTTACGACGGCATTGTCTTTCATAGGGTCATAGACGGTTTCATGGCCCAGACCGGCGATCCCACCGGCACCGGCCGCGGCGGTTCCGGCCAGAACCTGCCCGCCGAGTTCAGCAACGCCACGTTCAAGCGCGGCACCGTGGGCATGGCCCGCGCATCGGACCCCAACAGCGCGGACAGCCAATTCTTCATCTGCTTCGCACCGGCCCCGTTCCTGGACGGCCAGTACACGGTTTGGGGCCAGGTCACCTCGGGCATGGAGTTTGTGGACAAGATCAAGAAAGGAGTCGGCCAGAGCGGTATGGTCAGCAATCCGGACAAGATCGTCAGCATGCACGTGGCCGCCGACGTCAAGTAG
- a CDS encoding aspartate/glutamate racemase family protein yields MKTIGLIGGMSWESSLEYYRYMNEAVKQRLGGLHSARILMNSVDFAPIRELMVSGDWKTVGDRLADAARTLEQAGAELMVIGTNTMHKVAPRIEEAVSVPVVHIADATAEVARAGGFSRLALLGTAFTMEEDFYLGRLREHGFKVLVPDADDRKLVDRVIFDEMCKGLFLDDSRAEFVRIIEGLAAQGAEAVVLGCTEIGMLVRPGDTDVPTLDTCRIHAERVVDIALG; encoded by the coding sequence ATGAAGACCATCGGACTCATCGGCGGCATGAGCTGGGAATCCTCACTGGAATATTATCGATACATGAACGAGGCCGTGAAGCAGCGTCTGGGCGGACTCCATTCGGCCCGTATCCTCATGAACTCCGTTGACTTCGCTCCCATTCGCGAGTTGATGGTCTCCGGCGACTGGAAAACCGTGGGGGACAGGCTGGCCGATGCGGCCCGTACCCTGGAGCAAGCCGGGGCCGAACTCATGGTCATCGGCACCAACACCATGCACAAGGTGGCCCCTCGGATCGAGGAGGCGGTCTCCGTGCCGGTGGTGCATATCGCCGACGCCACGGCCGAGGTCGCCCGGGCTGGCGGGTTCTCCAGGCTGGCCCTGCTCGGGACCGCCTTCACCATGGAGGAAGATTTTTATCTGGGCCGCCTCAGAGAGCACGGTTTCAAGGTTCTGGTACCCGATGCCGATGACCGCAAGCTGGTGGACCGGGTCATCTTCGACGAGATGTGCAAGGGACTGTTTCTGGACGATTCCCGAGCCGAGTTCGTGCGTATCATCGAGGGGCTGGCTGCGCAGGGGGCCGAGGCGGTCGTCCTGGGCTGCACCGAGATCGGTATGCTCGTCAGGCCCGGCGATACCGACGTCCCCACCCTGGACACCTGCCGCATCCACGCAGAGAGAGTGGTGGACATCGCCCTGGGCTGA
- a CDS encoding radical SAM/SPASM family putative metalloenzyme maturase: MNRPQTFSAPAAPKPEPSFPLRIQVEVTTRCNMRCAMCVKTAPDSFIPETDLDLEAFTRLGPALARCEALVLNGIGEPLLNPDLAAMAAFARKTMPESGWIGFQTNGLLVTEALAHSLVEAGVDTFCVSVDTLEMGGQGAPGGSGELHGRTGAARLERAFRLLREAGERYGRTLRLGVECVFMRDTAEQLPLVIRWAGELGLDFAVVSHVMPYDQAMQDQSLFNPNTPEATALFDKWQATALSEGLDLHDQHGVAWKFVKSDREKRLHALVKGLLGEAEATGVWVHLPRLLEWDSRNREETGRTPVRLFRQAEDIARLAGLELRLPPLQALDERHCHFVEDGTAFVTSRGDVSPCQFLWHQYACHLDGGKKVVRPWLFGNIREHDLVDIWQGAAYADFRRQVLEYDYPYCSNCPFVPCDDIKGAPFDFDCDCLGATIPCGHCLWCMGGLQCLL, from the coding sequence ATGAACCGTCCACAAACATTTTCGGCTCCTGCCGCTCCCAAACCGGAGCCGTCCTTTCCCTTGCGTATTCAGGTGGAGGTGACCACGCGGTGCAACATGCGTTGCGCCATGTGCGTCAAGACCGCCCCGGACAGTTTTATTCCCGAAACCGACCTTGATCTGGAAGCTTTTACCCGTCTGGGCCCGGCCCTGGCCCGGTGCGAGGCGCTGGTCCTGAACGGTATCGGCGAGCCGCTGCTCAACCCCGATCTTGCCGCCATGGCAGCCTTCGCCCGCAAGACCATGCCCGAGTCCGGCTGGATCGGTTTCCAGACCAACGGGCTGCTGGTCACCGAGGCGTTGGCTCACAGCCTTGTCGAAGCAGGCGTGGACACCTTCTGCGTCTCGGTGGATACTCTGGAGATGGGCGGCCAGGGGGCTCCCGGCGGTAGCGGCGAGCTGCACGGCAGAACCGGAGCGGCTCGGCTTGAGCGCGCGTTCAGGCTGTTGCGCGAGGCCGGGGAGCGCTATGGCCGCACGCTGCGGCTCGGCGTGGAGTGCGTGTTCATGCGCGACACCGCCGAGCAGCTGCCCCTGGTCATACGCTGGGCCGGAGAACTCGGCCTGGATTTCGCCGTGGTCTCCCACGTCATGCCCTACGATCAGGCCATGCAGGACCAGTCGTTGTTCAACCCCAATACGCCCGAGGCCACGGCCTTGTTCGATAAGTGGCAGGCCACGGCCCTGAGCGAGGGACTCGACCTGCACGATCAGCACGGCGTGGCCTGGAAATTCGTTAAATCCGACCGCGAAAAGCGGCTGCATGCGCTGGTCAAGGGATTGCTCGGCGAGGCCGAGGCGACCGGCGTGTGGGTGCATCTGCCCAGACTGCTTGAATGGGATAGCCGTAATCGGGAGGAGACCGGCAGGACCCCCGTGCGCCTGTTCCGGCAGGCCGAAGACATTGCGCGGCTCGCCGGTCTGGAACTGCGCCTGCCGCCTCTTCAGGCTCTGGACGAGCGGCACTGCCATTTCGTGGAGGACGGCACGGCCTTCGTCACCTCCCGGGGCGACGTGAGTCCCTGCCAGTTCCTGTGGCACCAGTATGCCTGCCATCTGGACGGCGGCAAGAAAGTGGTGCGTCCGTGGCTGTTCGGCAACATCCGCGAGCACGACCTGGTGGACATCTGGCAGGGCGCGGCCTACGCGGACTTCCGCCGCCAGGTTCTGGAATACGATTACCCCTATTGCTCCAACTGCCCGTTCGTGCCGTGCGACGACATCAAGGGTGCGCCGTTTGATTTCGACTGCGACTGCCTGGGCGCGACCATCCCCTGCGGCCACTGCCTGTGGTGCATGGGCGGGTTGCAGTGTTTGCTGTGA
- a CDS encoding response regulator, which translates to MAKILIAEDDRISQKLAAKIVEELGHIAFVSPNGKHAYETLVANNDIDLLLTDIMMPEMDGQQLIKTLRGDQQFNDLPIIIMSAVVGISDISNLLKLGATLFLAKPLEREELQGYISRCIGDGGRHLQN; encoded by the coding sequence ATGGCCAAGATACTCATCGCTGAAGATGACCGCATATCCCAAAAGCTCGCCGCCAAGATTGTTGAAGAATTGGGGCACATAGCCTTTGTCAGCCCGAACGGGAAACACGCCTACGAAACACTCGTGGCGAACAACGACATAGACCTGTTGTTGACCGACATCATGATGCCCGAGATGGACGGACAACAACTGATTAAGACCTTGCGCGGCGATCAGCAATTCAACGATCTGCCGATCATCATCATGTCCGCCGTGGTCGGTATCAGCGACATATCCAACCTGCTCAAGCTCGGAGCCACGCTGTTTCTGGCCAAGCCGCTGGAGCGCGAAGAGCTGCAGGGGTACATCAGCCGATGCATCGGAGACGGCGGCAGGCATCTCCAGAACTGA
- a CDS encoding PLP-dependent aminotransferase family protein: METYRYRTVEKNVMSMIDAGALGLGDKLPSLRSLSTKLGVSVSTVNQAYLELERKGVIEARPRSGFFVRRNAKRLPRTETALAPMEQPRPVTRIGLIQSVLESVGAADRVALDVIAPGPQRMPLRELGRITAAMIRAEPERAMGYAPIPGDPKLIHQIAYRSMEFGIPARPDDPLITAGCLEALYLSLRSTCRMGDTVLIQSPTYYCFLQLLETLGLRVVEVPSDPDHGVSPRELAHALKTFDIAACVFAPNFNNPDSSLTPDEAKREIVDMLAKRDIPLVEDDVYTDLHFGPKRPGTYKQFDKKGLVLLCSSFSKTIAPGFRIGWMLPGRYRQKALEIKATTNVSSSSPAQMAIAEYLRQGRMERHLKKLRTDLERQMDTMQLHLGRHFPAGTRVTHPVGGAVLWLELPCSVDSVELFFQARAEGVGIAPGAIFSTQDKFSNYIRLSCGYPWTEEVEQGVRTLGRLAASMCRS; encoded by the coding sequence ATGGAGACATACCGTTACCGGACCGTGGAGAAAAACGTCATGTCCATGATCGACGCGGGCGCGTTGGGGCTGGGCGACAAGCTGCCGTCCCTCCGCTCCCTGAGCACCAAGCTCGGGGTGTCCGTGTCCACGGTCAATCAGGCGTATCTCGAACTGGAACGCAAAGGCGTCATCGAGGCCCGCCCCCGATCGGGGTTCTTCGTGCGCCGCAATGCCAAGCGGCTGCCCCGCACCGAGACCGCGCTTGCGCCCATGGAGCAGCCCCGCCCGGTGACCCGTATCGGGCTGATACAGAGTGTGCTCGAATCCGTTGGCGCGGCCGACCGAGTGGCTCTGGACGTCATCGCGCCCGGCCCCCAGCGGATGCCGCTCAGGGAGCTTGGGCGGATAACGGCGGCCATGATCCGGGCCGAACCGGAGCGGGCCATGGGCTACGCGCCCATCCCCGGCGACCCCAAGCTCATCCATCAGATCGCCTACCGGTCCATGGAATTCGGCATCCCGGCCCGGCCGGATGATCCACTGATCACCGCCGGATGCCTGGAGGCCCTGTACCTCTCCCTGCGCTCCACCTGCCGCATGGGCGACACCGTGCTCATCCAGTCGCCCACCTACTACTGTTTCCTGCAACTGCTCGAGACCCTGGGGCTTCGCGTGGTGGAGGTGCCGTCCGATCCGGACCACGGCGTTTCGCCGAGGGAACTGGCCCACGCGCTCAAGACCTTCGACATCGCGGCCTGCGTGTTCGCGCCCAACTTCAACAACCCGGACTCAAGCCTGACCCCGGACGAGGCCAAACGCGAGATCGTCGACATGCTCGCCAAACGCGACATCCCCCTGGTGGAGGACGACGTGTATACGGACCTGCATTTCGGTCCCAAGCGGCCCGGCACCTATAAACAGTTCGACAAGAAAGGCCTGGTGCTGCTCTGCTCGTCCTTCTCCAAGACCATTGCGCCCGGCTTTCGGATAGGCTGGATGCTGCCCGGCCGGTACCGCCAGAAGGCACTCGAGATCAAGGCCACCACCAACGTGTCCAGTTCCTCCCCGGCCCAGATGGCCATCGCCGAGTACCTGCGCCAGGGCCGCATGGAGCGCCATCTCAAGAAGTTGCGCACGGACCTGGAGCGACAGATGGACACCATGCAGCTCCACCTGGGACGCCACTTCCCGGCAGGGACGCGGGTGACCCACCCGGTGGGCGGCGCGGTCCTCTGGCTGGAGCTGCCCTGCTCCGTGGACTCGGTGGAACTGTTTTTCCAGGCCCGCGCCGAGGGCGTGGGTATCGCGCCCGGGGCGATCTTCTCAACCCAGGACAAGTTCTCCAACTATATCCGGCTGAGCTGCGGCTATCCGTGGACCGAGGAAGTGGAACAAGGGGTTCGTACCCTGGGGCGGCTGGCGGCGTCCATGTGCCGTTCCTGA
- a CDS encoding AzlC family ABC transporter permease, producing MTTEALAGEQPGSPMMSAARQVAPIVMGYLPVGAAYGVLAQQAGLSLLNTVLMSVLVYAGSAQLIAVAMFAAGLNPVSIIATTFVVNLRHLLMSASLAPNLKSWNKWELALFAYEVTDESFAVHSVRFARGDLNKTTCFGINGLAQISWVLASFAGFFAGASIPSVEPLGIDYALPAMFIALLVMQMKNGLHILVAGFSGLLALILNQAGADQWSVILATVIGATFGAGVESWTRK from the coding sequence ATGACCACAGAAGCCCTTGCCGGGGAACAGCCCGGCTCCCCCATGATGTCCGCCGCCCGTCAGGTGGCGCCCATCGTCATGGGCTACCTCCCCGTGGGCGCGGCGTACGGGGTCCTGGCGCAGCAGGCCGGGCTCTCCCTGCTCAACACCGTGCTCATGTCGGTTCTGGTCTATGCCGGGTCCGCCCAGCTCATCGCCGTGGCCATGTTCGCGGCGGGTCTCAACCCGGTGTCGATCATCGCCACCACCTTTGTGGTCAACCTGCGCCACCTGCTCATGAGCGCGTCGCTGGCCCCGAATCTCAAAAGCTGGAACAAATGGGAGCTGGCCCTGTTCGCCTACGAGGTCACGGACGAGTCGTTTGCCGTGCATTCGGTGCGTTTCGCACGGGGCGACCTGAACAAGACCACCTGTTTCGGCATCAACGGGCTGGCCCAGATATCCTGGGTGCTGGCTTCGTTCGCGGGATTTTTCGCCGGGGCTTCCATACCGAGCGTGGAACCGCTGGGCATCGATTACGCACTGCCCGCCATGTTCATCGCCCTGCTGGTCATGCAGATGAAGAACGGCCTGCACATCCTTGTGGCCGGGTTCAGCGGGCTGCTCGCCCTGATCCTGAACCAGGCCGGAGCGGACCAGTGGTCGGTCATCCTGGCCACGGTCATCGGCGCAACCTTTGGCGCGGGAGTGGAATCATGGACCAGAAAATAA
- a CDS encoding thioredoxin family protein codes for MRMIKTIEPQAIDIELQNGDGPLLVAFLKRNEKYSGQVAVLESACRTHGESVRCFLYNADYLDTATDRFAVKGTPTFLLFHEGREVNRLIGESDGPTLDEFIDASVEGLSRTVRS; via the coding sequence ATGCGCATGATCAAGACTATCGAGCCACAAGCCATAGATATAGAACTGCAGAACGGGGACGGCCCTCTATTGGTCGCCTTTCTGAAACGAAACGAAAAGTATTCCGGACAGGTAGCGGTGCTGGAATCGGCCTGCCGAACCCACGGCGAATCCGTCAGGTGCTTCCTGTACAACGCGGACTATCTGGACACGGCCACGGACCGTTTCGCGGTCAAGGGCACGCCAACCTTTCTGCTGTTTCATGAAGGACGAGAGGTCAATCGGCTTATCGGCGAGTCCGACGGCCCCACGCTGGACGAGTTCATAGACGCTTCGGTGGAAGGGTTGTCCAGGACTGTCCGCTCATAG
- a CDS encoding AMP-binding protein, which produces MSETADMTLKDLLNRSVEQFPDRVALSFVDGEPMNYARFGEHVNELQTVLRGIGIKPEDKVALIGENMPNWAIAYFAVTTMGAIVVPILQEFHPSAVQHILRHSEAKMVVASRRYMDKVEGENFPNLETIMVMDDFSMEDEEGTQTTYREALEAAGERIEQFAEAARERVETLGEGAWDKLSDSAKEKMHKFSDTARETMGRFSDSYKETVNQTVEWFSASARRFIDWKTGKPFELTEDHVAAILYTSGTTGHSKGVVLTHRNLVQNCISGVNTIPVFETDRFLSVLPMAHTYECTVGLLIPVMSGSSVFYLQKPPTPKTLLPAMQKVKPTVMNVVPLIIEKIYKNRIKKKLTGSGAMRGLMKIGMARRKLSQVAGKKLIDAFGGDLRCLCIGGAPLAPDVELFLIDAKVPYAKGYGMTESSPLLAGINTDVQRFRAIGPAVPGVELKIHEPDPETGEGEILAKGPNIMLGYYKAPNDTEETFTEDGWLKTGDLGKFEDGYLILKGRLKNVVIGPSGENIYPEEVESIINANDYVQESLVLESGGRLVARIHLNYEALDEQFDVKKLIESEVRDKVRKILDDIHKDVNSKVSSFARLNRVVEQVEPFEKTPTQKIKRFLYTDQ; this is translated from the coding sequence GTGAGCGAGACTGCCGACATGACCTTGAAGGATTTGCTGAACCGCTCGGTGGAGCAGTTCCCGGACCGTGTGGCCCTGTCTTTTGTGGACGGCGAGCCCATGAATTACGCCCGGTTCGGCGAACATGTGAACGAACTGCAGACCGTGCTCCGCGGTATCGGCATCAAGCCCGAGGACAAGGTCGCCCTCATCGGCGAGAACATGCCCAACTGGGCCATAGCCTATTTCGCCGTGACCACCATGGGGGCCATCGTCGTCCCCATTCTCCAGGAATTTCATCCCAGCGCCGTGCAGCATATCCTGCGCCACTCCGAGGCCAAGATGGTCGTGGCCTCGCGCCGCTACATGGACAAGGTCGAAGGGGAGAATTTCCCCAACCTCGAAACCATCATGGTCATGGACGATTTCTCCATGGAAGACGAGGAAGGCACCCAGACCACCTATCGGGAGGCCCTGGAAGCCGCCGGCGAACGCATCGAGCAGTTTGCCGAGGCGGCCCGCGAAAGGGTGGAGACCCTGGGCGAAGGCGCCTGGGACAAGTTGTCCGACTCCGCCAAGGAGAAGATGCACAAGTTCAGCGATACCGCCCGTGAGACCATGGGCCGCTTCTCCGACTCCTACAAGGAGACCGTCAACCAGACCGTGGAGTGGTTCAGCGCCTCGGCCCGTCGATTCATCGACTGGAAGACCGGCAAACCGTTCGAACTGACCGAAGACCACGTGGCCGCCATCCTGTATACGTCGGGAACAACCGGCCACTCCAAGGGCGTGGTCCTGACGCATCGCAACCTGGTCCAGAACTGTATTTCCGGAGTCAACACCATCCCGGTCTTCGAGACCGACCGGTTCCTGTCCGTGCTGCCCATGGCCCACACCTACGAGTGTACCGTGGGCCTTCTCATTCCGGTCATGTCCGGTAGTTCGGTCTTCTATCTGCAAAAGCCGCCGACTCCCAAGACCCTGTTGCCCGCCATGCAGAAGGTCAAGCCCACGGTCATGAACGTGGTCCCGCTGATCATCGAGAAAATTTACAAGAACCGGATCAAGAAGAAGCTGACCGGTTCCGGCGCCATGCGCGGGCTGATGAAGATCGGCATGGCCCGGCGCAAGCTCTCCCAGGTGGCGGGCAAAAAGCTCATCGACGCGTTCGGCGGCGACCTGCGCTGCCTGTGTATCGGGGGTGCGCCCCTGGCCCCGGATGTGGAGCTGTTCCTGATCGACGCCAAGGTTCCCTATGCCAAGGGATACGGCATGACCGAGTCGTCACCGCTGCTGGCCGGAATCAACACCGACGTCCAGCGGTTTCGGGCCATCGGCCCGGCTGTCCCGGGCGTCGAGTTGAAGATCCACGAACCCGACCCGGAGACGGGCGAGGGCGAGATTTTGGCCAAGGGGCCGAACATCATGCTCGGCTACTACAAGGCGCCCAACGACACCGAAGAGACCTTTACCGAGGACGGCTGGCTCAAGACCGGCGACCTGGGCAAGTTCGAGGACGGCTACCTGATTCTCAAGGGACGCCTCAAGAACGTGGTCATCGGTCCCAGCGGCGAGAATATCTATCCCGAAGAGGTGGAGTCCATCATCAATGCCAACGACTACGTCCAGGAGTCCCTGGTTCTCGAGTCCGGCGGCAGGCTGGTGGCTCGCATCCATCTCAACTACGAAGCCCTGGATGAGCAGTTCGACGTCAAGAAGCTGATCGAGTCCGAGGTTCGCGACAAGGTTCGCAAGATCCTCGACGACATCCACAAGGACGTGAATTCCAAGGTCTCCTCCTTTGCCCGGCTCAACCGCGTGGTCGAGCAGGTCGAGCCCTTCGAGAAGACGCCGACCCAGAAGATCAAGCGGTTCCTGTATACCGACCAGTAG
- a CDS encoding sigma 54-interacting transcriptional regulator has translation MPVSSTILVADGDASIRALIKDILEARGYQVETASSPASAAALMARGGPALVLAAHGEKDDGGSLVHEAARLGLITPVILLISSSCDNPGRLARDCGAMAYLQKPVVRSQLEMLVRLGLAENELRSTAMLQEERLASAQAFLKSVLNADEGVVFLLDDEALVLDSSGPVESLLGRGVGQCKGRYYPSFFSDAIANLHEGAIAKARTTREAARLEEHRSGMVLETRVRPVMQGETLSGFVVSLRDITAERRGEVGLAESEKQYRSVFAGASDAIILADRERGTVMECNDAACRVLGYDAAEVRGMAVQDLVAHPEQIMAAMSQGGKRVSYDYLKRKNGASLPVELSMSYFTNAGRDVCILYAQDISRRRIVEEALREGARLYRAVVEDQTELICRYGPDGKLTFVNNAFERFVDQDEEDVLGSDFFSSMGSMDRRVLTEWLEHFDPSRPVLDREVLHIRPDGEERWISWTHRAVLNDRNSVIEIQAVGRDITEHKAAESALAQATQEKEQYRLNLEATFASIPDAIMTVDSGLSVIATNNAAKSLFGFEGERSRGRRLEDVVRDAGNPCVQVLQQVLKTDKPVHGYEIELKTASMGERMVEINCSPLVDKDRRHAGAVLVVRDISHIADLEKQLQQRHGFRGIVGRSGPMQDIYQLLEQLSSLDSIVLILGESGTGKELAAEALHYGGVRAGKPLIKVNCSALSESLLESELFGHVRGAFTGAVRDKVGRIQAAQGGTLFLDEIGDISPMLQLKLLRFLESREYERVGESRTYTADVRIIAATNADLRESVRRGSFREDLYYRLNVMPVTLPPLRDRQADIPMLTDHFLSMFAENFGKHFDGVSEEVMDLLLSYSWPGNVRELKHTLEHACILSPGKIVELRHIRKDLVDHIRNVIPEPAPVPIAEPGFPLSFMPRKPGRDDILAVLHECGGNKVQAARRLGIHRATLYRKLKALGLDA, from the coding sequence ATGCCGGTGAGTTCGACTATCCTCGTCGCCGACGGCGACGCCTCCATACGTGCGCTGATCAAGGACATCCTCGAGGCCAGAGGCTACCAGGTGGAGACCGCCTCCAGCCCGGCCTCTGCTGCCGCGCTCATGGCCCGCGGAGGACCTGCATTGGTCCTGGCCGCCCACGGCGAAAAGGATGACGGCGGCTCCCTGGTGCACGAGGCCGCCCGGCTCGGTCTGATCACTCCGGTCATCCTGCTCATTTCCTCCTCTTGCGACAACCCCGGTCGTCTGGCCCGAGACTGCGGGGCCATGGCCTATCTGCAAAAGCCCGTGGTCCGATCCCAGCTGGAGATGCTTGTCCGCCTCGGCCTGGCCGAGAACGAGCTGCGGTCCACGGCCATGCTGCAGGAGGAGCGGCTTGCATCGGCCCAGGCGTTTTTGAAGTCCGTGCTCAACGCCGACGAGGGGGTCGTCTTCCTGCTGGACGACGAAGCGTTGGTCCTCGATTCCAGCGGGCCGGTGGAGAGTCTGCTGGGCCGGGGCGTCGGCCAGTGCAAAGGTCGTTATTATCCTTCATTTTTTTCGGATGCCATTGCCAACCTGCACGAAGGCGCCATAGCCAAGGCGCGGACGACCCGCGAGGCCGCCCGGCTGGAGGAGCACCGCAGCGGCATGGTGCTTGAGACCCGCGTGCGTCCGGTGATGCAGGGGGAAACCCTGTCCGGCTTCGTGGTATCCCTGCGGGACATCACCGCCGAGCGGCGCGGCGAAGTGGGGCTGGCCGAGAGCGAGAAGCAGTACCGCAGCGTGTTTGCCGGAGCCTCGGACGCCATCATCCTCGCGGACAGGGAGCGGGGTACGGTCATGGAATGCAACGACGCGGCCTGCCGTGTGCTGGGTTACGACGCGGCCGAAGTGCGCGGCATGGCCGTCCAGGATCTGGTGGCCCATCCGGAGCAGATCATGGCCGCCATGAGCCAGGGCGGCAAGCGCGTCTCCTACGATTACCTCAAGCGCAAGAACGGCGCTTCGCTCCCGGTGGAACTCTCCATGAGCTATTTCACCAACGCGGGCCGGGACGTGTGCATACTCTACGCCCAGGACATCTCCCGGCGCAGGATCGTCGAGGAGGCCCTGCGCGAGGGCGCGCGGCTGTACCGGGCCGTAGTCGAGGACCAGACCGAGCTGATCTGCCGCTACGGGCCGGACGGCAAGCTGACCTTCGTGAACAATGCTTTCGAACGGTTCGTGGACCAGGACGAGGAAGACGTGCTGGGCAGTGATTTCTTTTCCTCCATGGGGTCCATGGACCGGCGCGTGCTGACCGAGTGGCTCGAACATTTTGATCCGTCCCGTCCTGTACTCGACCGGGAGGTTCTGCACATCCGTCCCGACGGCGAGGAACGCTGGATATCGTGGACCCATAGGGCCGTGCTCAACGACCGCAACTCGGTTATCGAGATTCAGGCCGTGGGCCGGGATATCACCGAGCACAAGGCCGCCGAGAGCGCCCTGGCCCAGGCCACTCAGGAAAAGGAACAGTACCGGTTGAATCTGGAGGCCACCTTCGCCTCCATCCCGGACGCCATCATGACGGTGGACTCCGGGTTGTCCGTCATCGCCACAAACAATGCGGCCAAGAGCCTGTTCGGGTTCGAGGGGGAGCGTTCCAGGGGGCGTCGGCTCGAGGACGTGGTCCGGGACGCGGGCAACCCCTGCGTACAGGTGCTGCAACAGGTCCTCAAGACGGACAAGCCGGTGCACGGCTACGAGATCGAGCTGAAGACCGCGTCCATGGGCGAGCGCATGGTCGAGATCAACTGCTCGCCCCTGGTGGACAAGGATCGGCGGCATGCGGGCGCGGTGCTCGTGGTGCGGGACATCTCCCACATCGCGGACCTGGAGAAGCAGTTGCAGCAGCGTCATGGTTTTCGGGGGATCGTGGGCCGCAGCGGCCCCATGCAGGACATCTACCAGCTCCTGGAACAGCTTTCGTCCCTGGATTCCATCGTGCTCATTCTGGGCGAGTCCGGTACCGGCAAGGAGCTGGCAGCCGAGGCCCTGCACTACGGCGGGGTGCGCGCGGGCAAGCCGTTGATCAAGGTCAACTGCTCGGCCCTGTCCGAGAGCCTGCTCGAAAGCGAGCTGTTCGGCCATGTGCGTGGGGCCTTTACGGGTGCGGTCCGGGACAAGGTCGGGCGTATCCAGGCGGCTCAGGGCGGCACCCTGTTCCTGGACGAGATCGGCGACATTTCTCCCATGCTGCAGCTCAAACTGCTGCGTTTTCTGGAAAGCCGGGAGTACGAGCGAGTGGGCGAGTCCCGGACCTATACCGCGGACGTGCGCATCATCGCGGCCACCAACGCCGATCTGCGCGAGTCCGTGCGCCGGGGCTCATTCCGCGAGGATCTGTACTACCGCCTCAACGTCATGCCCGTGACCCTGCCGCCGCTCAGGGACCGTCAGGCGGACATCCCCATGCTGACAGACCATTTCCTGTCCATGTTTGCGGAAAACTTCGGCAAGCATTTCGACGGAGTGTCCGAAGAAGTCATGGACCTGCTCCTGTCCTACTCCTGGCCGGGAAACGTCCGCGAGCTCAAGCACACCCTGGAACACGCCTGCATTCTCTCACCGGGCAAGATCGTGGAGCTCAGGCATATCCGCAAGGATTTGGTGGATCATATCCGGAACGTGATTCCGGAACCCGCCCCGGTACCGATTGCGGAGCCTGGCTTTCCTCTCTCGTTCATGCCGCGCAAGCCGGGCAGGGATGACATCCTGGCCGTGCTCCACGAATGCGGGGGCAACAAGGTTCAGGCCGCCCGCAGGCTGGGTATTCACCGGGCCACTTTGTACCGCAAGCTCAAGGCCTTGGGCCTGGACGCCTGA